From one Thalassospira lucentensis genomic stretch:
- the cobN gene encoding cobaltochelatase subunit CobN, with amino-acid sequence MHLLAAQPGLVTDGSEAVDLGQSPGDVVILSAAESELACLAGAQARLDAAFGKDVPSLRLASLLQLGHNMSVDLYVDDVLAEAKFIIVRILGGRGYWEYGIEQLVELARRNDVPLVLLPGDDQPDAELLSLSTVKGSTYQKIWRYLIEGGPENAEHLLRLIYEKLNPSVSWNWKPAAPLVKAGLYWPGKVTANLEEIEQIWKQNQPIVPIIFYRALIQAGNLDVIDALVEELQTNKLNPLPIFVASLKDPVAAALVEEWLGATKADLILNTTGFSLAVPGIERQSGPFDGVDAPVFQVVLSGGGEASWRDGVNGLAARDIAMNVALPEVDGRILSRAVSFKGSAGKDALTQIDLVKYIPVRDRVAFVAELSVNWVKLRKTDAPLRKVAMIMANYPNKDARLGNGVGLDTPAGMIETLRAMKDAGYRIDDLPENGDALIAAVKAGPTNDFKSLANRTVRVVIPVADYKAAFSVLPARIRQQVTDAWGDPEGDPFYLPDRAAIALSILPMGNVMVGLQPARGYNIDPLESYHSPDLVPPHNYFAFYIWLRHHFGAHAIIHFGKHGNMEWLPGKSLALSEECFPEAVFGPTPHFYPFIVNDPGEGTQAKRRAQAVILDHLTPPLTRAESYGPLKDLEALVDEYYDAAAVDPRRLLILKRDILELAIRIGLDRDCGIEPDEEEESALAKLDNYLCELKELQIRDGLHIFGKAPEGDLLTDLLVALARLPRGASEGPKASLHRALAADILGDPGFDPLDCAFAEFWPGLKPEILARYDVGPWRTTGDTMERIELLARDLVRGLVAADSAWQRTTEVLSDIETSIRPAVTACGDAEIAGLLRGLAGRFVEPGPSGAPTRGRPDVLPTGRNFYSVDTRTVPTPAAWQLGWKSAELLLERHVQDHGEWPAALGLSVWGTSNMRTGGDDIAQALALMGVRPTWDSASRRVTGFEIMPASLLGRPRVDVTLRISGFFRDAFPGLIDLFDSAVRAVAEQTEETADMNPIAVRVAAETAKLCDAGANPEQARKQAAFRVFGAKPGAYGAGLQAMIDEELWEDEADLADAYLAWGSYAYGNGAEGEAARDLFETRLSRVDAIVHNQDNREHDLLDSDDYYQFEGGMTSAVRHLSGRQPTVYHSDHSRPESPKIRTLEEEIARVVRARVVNPKWIKGVMRHGYKGAFEMAATVDYLFAFAATARCVADHHFDLVYDAYLGDTDVREFIRDHNPDALCDIRNRLREAIDRGLWQPRRNSVSVDLMGNGTA; translated from the coding sequence ATGCATTTACTTGCCGCCCAGCCGGGACTGGTCACCGATGGAAGCGAGGCCGTCGATTTGGGGCAAAGCCCGGGCGATGTCGTTATCCTGTCGGCGGCAGAGTCCGAGCTTGCCTGTCTCGCGGGTGCGCAGGCACGGCTGGATGCGGCGTTTGGCAAGGATGTCCCTTCCCTGCGATTGGCGAGCCTTTTGCAGCTGGGGCACAATATGTCGGTCGATCTTTATGTCGACGACGTTCTGGCAGAGGCCAAATTCATCATCGTGCGTATTCTGGGCGGGCGAGGATATTGGGAATACGGAATCGAACAGCTGGTCGAACTGGCCCGTCGCAACGATGTGCCGCTGGTACTGTTGCCCGGTGACGATCAACCCGATGCGGAACTTCTGTCCTTATCGACGGTTAAGGGCAGCACATATCAGAAAATCTGGCGTTACCTGATCGAAGGTGGGCCGGAAAATGCCGAACATTTACTTCGTCTTATATATGAAAAGTTAAACCCATCTGTCAGCTGGAACTGGAAACCGGCGGCACCCTTGGTCAAGGCCGGGTTGTACTGGCCGGGAAAAGTAACGGCAAATCTTGAAGAAATCGAACAAATTTGGAAACAAAATCAACCTATTGTTCCAATAATCTTCTACCGTGCGTTAATTCAGGCCGGTAATCTGGACGTAATTGATGCACTGGTTGAAGAACTTCAGACTAATAAACTAAACCCGTTGCCAATTTTTGTTGCCAGCCTGAAAGATCCGGTTGCTGCTGCCTTGGTCGAAGAATGGCTGGGGGCAACCAAAGCAGACCTGATCCTTAATACCACCGGTTTTTCCCTTGCGGTGCCGGGTATCGAACGCCAGAGCGGACCATTTGACGGCGTAGACGCACCGGTTTTTCAGGTTGTGTTGTCAGGCGGCGGTGAGGCGTCCTGGCGTGATGGTGTCAACGGGCTTGCGGCGCGCGATATTGCGATGAATGTCGCATTGCCGGAAGTAGATGGGCGTATCCTGTCGCGTGCAGTGTCATTCAAGGGATCGGCGGGCAAGGATGCCCTGACACAGATTGATCTGGTCAAATATATCCCGGTACGCGATCGTGTCGCCTTTGTAGCCGAACTTTCGGTCAATTGGGTCAAATTGCGCAAGACGGACGCCCCGCTGCGCAAAGTCGCGATGATCATGGCCAATTACCCCAACAAGGATGCGCGGCTTGGTAATGGTGTGGGGCTTGATACACCGGCCGGGATGATTGAAACCCTGCGTGCGATGAAGGATGCCGGGTACAGGATTGATGACCTGCCGGAAAATGGTGATGCACTGATTGCGGCGGTCAAGGCCGGGCCGACCAATGATTTCAAGTCGCTGGCTAATCGGACTGTTCGGGTGGTGATCCCGGTTGCCGATTATAAGGCGGCATTTTCCGTCCTGCCAGCGCGCATTCGCCAGCAGGTGACAGATGCCTGGGGTGATCCGGAAGGCGATCCGTTTTATCTGCCGGATCGGGCGGCGATTGCCCTTTCGATCCTGCCGATGGGCAATGTGATGGTCGGGTTGCAACCGGCACGCGGATACAATATTGATCCGCTTGAAAGCTATCACTCGCCCGATCTGGTGCCGCCCCATAACTATTTCGCGTTTTACATTTGGCTGCGTCATCATTTTGGGGCGCATGCGATCATTCATTTTGGTAAACATGGCAATATGGAATGGCTTCCGGGCAAGTCGCTGGCGCTGTCAGAAGAATGCTTTCCCGAGGCCGTGTTTGGCCCGACGCCGCATTTCTATCCCTTTATTGTCAATGATCCGGGCGAAGGCACGCAGGCCAAGCGACGTGCGCAGGCGGTGATCCTTGATCATTTAACACCGCCTTTGACGCGGGCGGAGAGTTACGGGCCGCTCAAGGATCTGGAGGCGCTGGTGGATGAATATTATGACGCGGCTGCGGTTGACCCAAGGCGACTGCTGATCCTGAAGCGCGACATTCTTGAGCTTGCCATCCGTATCGGCCTTGACCGCGATTGCGGCATTGAGCCGGACGAAGAGGAGGAAAGCGCGCTTGCCAAACTTGACAACTATCTGTGCGAGTTGAAGGAACTTCAGATCCGCGATGGTTTGCATATCTTTGGCAAAGCGCCGGAAGGCGATCTTTTGACCGATCTTTTGGTCGCATTGGCAAGATTGCCAAGGGGGGCGAGCGAGGGGCCGAAGGCATCGCTTCATCGTGCCCTTGCTGCCGATATTCTTGGTGATCCCGGTTTTGATCCGCTTGATTGCGCTTTTGCCGAGTTTTGGCCGGGCCTGAAGCCCGAAATCCTTGCGCGATATGATGTTGGTCCGTGGCGAACGACCGGTGATACGATGGAACGTATCGAGCTTCTGGCGCGCGATCTGGTGCGTGGCTTGGTCGCCGCCGATAGTGCATGGCAGCGAACAACCGAAGTTCTTTCCGATATCGAAACGTCTATTCGTCCGGCGGTTACGGCCTGTGGCGATGCCGAGATTGCCGGATTGCTGCGCGGTCTTGCGGGCAGGTTTGTCGAACCGGGGCCATCGGGTGCACCAACGCGCGGCCGCCCGGACGTCTTGCCGACCGGGCGGAATTTCTATTCGGTTGATACGCGGACGGTTCCGACCCCGGCGGCATGGCAATTGGGCTGGAAATCAGCCGAACTGTTGTTGGAACGGCATGTTCAGGATCACGGTGAATGGCCCGCGGCCCTTGGTCTTTCGGTTTGGGGCACCAGCAATATGCGCACCGGGGGCGATGATATTGCCCAGGCGCTTGCCCTGATGGGGGTACGGCCAACCTGGGACAGTGCATCGCGCAGGGTTACCGGGTTCGAGATTATGCCCGCATCCCTGTTGGGGCGTCCGCGCGTTGATGTGACGTTGCGCATATCGGGTTTCTTCCGCGATGCATTCCCCGGCTTGATTGACCTGTTTGACAGCGCGGTGCGTGCGGTGGCCGAACAGACGGAGGAGACTGCGGACATGAACCCGATTGCGGTTCGGGTTGCGGCAGAAACCGCTAAGCTTTGTGACGCCGGGGCAAATCCCGAGCAGGCACGGAAACAGGCGGCATTTCGCGTATTCGGCGCAAAACCTGGTGCCTATGGCGCGGGGTTGCAGGCGATGATCGACGAAGAACTTTGGGAAGACGAGGCCGATCTGGCGGATGCCTATCTGGCGTGGGGCAGTTATGCCTATGGCAACGGGGCAGAAGGCGAAGCGGCGCGTGATCTGTTTGAAACGCGGCTGTCGCGGGTCGATGCGATTGTTCATAATCAGGACAACCGCGAACATGATTTGCTGGATTCCGATGACTATTATCAGTTCGAAGGCGGAATGACATCAGCGGTTCGGCATCTGTCCGGCAGGCAGCCGACGGTCTATCACAGTGATCATTCCCGCCCGGAAAGCCCGAAAATCCGAACTTTGGAAGAAGAAATTGCTCGTGTTGTCCGGGCCCGCGTGGTTAATCCGAAATGGATCAAAGGTGTGATGCGCCATGGGTATAAGGGCGCATTTGAGATGGCGGCGACGGTGGATTACCTGTTTGCCTTTGCCGCGACGGCGCGGTGTGTCGCAGATCATCATTTTGATCTGGTTTATGATGCGTATCTTGGCGATACGGATGTGCGTGAATTCATCAGGGATCACAATCCCGATGCGCTTTGCGATATTCGCAACCGCCTTCGCGAGGCGATTGATCGTGGTCTTTGGCAGCCGCGCCGGAACTCCGTATCAGTCGATCTGATGGGGAACGGCACGGCATAA